The following proteins are co-located in the Plasmodium brasilianum strain Bolivian I chromosome 11, whole genome shotgun sequence genome:
- a CDS encoding ABC transporter E family member 1, with amino-acid sequence MVKLDGNRSKRFPPSSSLNKDINKEVNKDINKDISKDENKDLNKEINKDISKDENKDLNKEINKDLNKEINKDLNKEINKDLNKGKKNKEDLYKENKLEASKLRIAIVSNDKCKPKKCHLECKKNCPIVKTGKFCIEVDHSSKIAYISETLCIGCGICVKKCPFGAITIINLPKDINKDVVHRYGPNTFKLHRLPIPKLGQILGLVGTNGIGKSTALKILSSKLKPNLGKFNNPPEWRDILSFFRGNELQIFFTKLLEEKLCPIIKPQNVDFIPKQIKGNILEIINKKDKLNQKEKYMSVLELDHLLDRNVEDLSGGELQRFALLISIIGQTTNVYMFDEPSSYLDIKQRISMAKIIHSLVRHDNYIIVVEHDLSILDYLSDYVCCLWGKAGAYGVVTTPFSVREGINIFLDGFIPTDNLRIREESLNFKLATDQDTTDEDKKRLHFYNYPKIVKTLNSFTLTIDKGHFSESEIFVLLGQNGSGKSTFIRLFAGLIKPDNIENLSFLDSLSVSYKPQQIQAKFTGTVRQLLMSKLKGLYNDPYFNNEIIKPLKIDAILDNQVLTLSGGELQKVAIIITLAKNTNIYLIDEPSAYLDSEQRIIVSKIIKRFILNTNKTAFVVEHDFIMATYLADHVIVFDGQAGINTVANTPQTLVAGMNKFLKIIDVTFRRDPTNYRPRINKYDSVKDKEQKLNGTTTQIAVQCHVPARKELISLSTNRKTTKIDVRQGCQLKC; translated from the exons ATGGTAAAATTGGATGGAAATCGTAGTAAACGTTTTCCACCATCTTCCtcatt aaataaagatataaacaAAGAGGTAAACAAAGATATAAACAAAGATATAAGCAAAGACGAAAATAAAGATTTAAACAAAGAgataaataaagatataagCAAAGACGAAAATAAAGATTTAAACAAAGAGATAAATAAAGATTTAAACAAAGAGATAAATAAAGATTTAAACAAAGAGATAAATAAAGATTTAAACAAAGGA aagaagaacaAGGAAGACCTGTACAAGGAAAATAAGCTGGAGGCATCGAAACTGAGAATAGCAATTGTTAGTAATGACAAGTGCAAGCCGAAGAAGTGCCATCTGGAGTGTAAGAAGAATTGTCCAATTGTAAAGACAGGGAAGTTTTGTATAGAAGTAGATCATAGTTCAAAAATTGCTTATATTAGTGAAACGTTATGTATAGGATGTGGTATATGCGTAAAGAAGTGTCCATTTGGTGCTATcacaattataaatttaccgaaagatataaataaagatgTTGTACATAGATATGGACCAAATACATTCAAATTGCATCGATTGCCAATACCCAAATTGGGGCAAATATTAGGTTTAGTAGGTACAAATGGTATAGGAAAATCCACAgccttaaaaattttatcttcTAAACTAAAACCAAATTTAGGAAAGTTTAATAATCCACCAGAATGGAGAGatattttatccttttttagaGGAAATGAATTACagatattttttacaaaattgttAGAAGAGAAATTGTGTCCAATTATTAAACCACAAAATGTAGATTTTATACCTAAACAgataaaaggaaatattttagaaattattaataaaaaagataaattaaatcaaaaagagaaatatatGAGTGTATTAGAATTGGATCATTTATTAGATAGAAATGTAGAAGATTTAAGTGGAGGAGAATTACAAAGATTTGCTTTGCTCATATCAATAATAGGACAAACAactaatgtatatatgtttgatGAACCTAGTAGTTATTTAGACATTAAACAAAGAATCTCTATGGCGAAAATTATACATAGCTTAGTTAGACATGACAACTATATAATTGTAGTTGAACATGATTTATCAATTCTTGACTATTTAAGTGATTATGTTTGTTGTTTATGGGGTAAAGCAGGTGCATATGGTGTGGTTACAACTCCTTTTTCAGTAAGAGAAggaattaatatttttttagatgGTTTTATTCCAACTGATAACTTAAGAATACGTGAAGAATCCTTAAATTTTAAGCTAGCTACAGATCAAGATACAACAgatgaagataaaaaaagattacatttttataattatccaAAAATAGTAAAGACATTAAATTCTTTTACTCTTACTATAGATAAAGGACATTTTTCAGAATCAGAAATTTTTGTTCTATTAGGACAAAATGGTAGTGGAAAAAGTACATTCATACGATTATTTGCTGGTTTAATTAAACCagataatatagaaaatttatcttttctCGATTCACTTAGTGTTTCTTATAAACCTCAACAAATACAAGCCAAATTTACAGGAACCGTTAGGCAGTTGTTGATGTCGAAATTGAAAGGATTATATAATGATCCTTActttaataatgaaattataaaaccATTAAAAATTGATGCTATTCTAGATAATCAAGTTTTAACCTTATCAGGAGGCGAATTACAAAAagttgctattattattactttagcaaaaaatacgaatatttatttaattgatGAGCCCTCTGCCTATTTAGATTCTGAACAAAGAATTATTGtttctaaaattattaaaagattTATACTTAACACTAATAAAACTGCTTTTGTAGTTGAACATGATTTTATCATGGCTACCTACTTAGCTGATCATGTTATAGTGTTCGATGGACAGGCTGGCATTAATACTGTTGCCAACACTCCACAAACCTTAGTAGCTGGTATGAACAAGTTCTTAAAGATAATTGATGTTACCTTTAGAAGGGATCCGACGAACTATAGACCcagaattaataaatacgATAGTGTTAAGGATAAGGAGCAAAAACTCAACGGTACAACTACGCAAATCGCCGTACAATGCCACGTGCCTGCACGGAAG GAACTTATTTCATTATCGACGAATAggaaaacaacaaaaattgATGTCCGACAAGGATGCCAATTAAAATGCTAA
- a CDS encoding hypothetical protein (conserved Plasmodium protein), translating to MLFRQLFNARRKYTKWEKVEKEKDDENGGKKKIEVVTNASIDIACSGKKCKKAYYRGNLQNTEGRTMEKEIHTDKSLGDAAFLSVKSRVKEYEGDKEVDDEEDDEEDDEEYYDERDDESDDDNEVVKVGEKGETENLNSDTSKTVLKQLNILKDITDRVKKENGVQHIDYINEEDIPSIAEEERKIDEFYEYENKVFKNIHENKKNIYAMINEDLDVLLKPAQKEYMKVAKGIKNKLLLEYEQILQEELTDE from the exons ATGTTGTTcag ACAACTTTTTAATG CGAGGAGAAAATATACGAAATGGGAAAAGgttgaaaaggaaaaagatgatgaaaatggtgggaagaaaaaaattgaggTTGTTACTAACGCAAGTATAGATATTGCTTGTTCAGgtaaaaaatgtaagaaaGCATATTATCGTGGTAATCTACAGAATACAGAAGGAAGAACTATGGAAAAGGAGATACACACAGATAAATCGTTAGGTGATGCAGCATTTTTAAGTGTGAAAAGTAGAGTCAAAGAATATGAAGGTGATAAGGAAGTTGATGATGAAGAGGATGATGAAGAGGATGATGAAGAATATTATGACGAAAGAGATGACGAAAGTGATGATGACAATGAAGTAGTAAAAGTTGGTGAGAAAGGGGAAACTGAAAACCTGAACAGTGATACCAGTAAAACAGTATTAAAACAactgaatatattaaaagatataacCGATAGagttaaaaaggaaaatggaGTTCAACATATAGACTATATTAATGAAGAAGATATTCCAAGTATTGCTgaagaagaaagaaagaTAGATGAATTTTATGAGTATGAAAATAAGGTATTCAAAAACATtcatgaaaacaaaaaaaatatttatgcaaTGATTAATGAAGACTTGGATGTGTTACTAAAGCCAGCTCAAAAGGAATATATGAAGGTGGCAAaaggtataaaaaataaattgttgCTCGAGTACGAGCAGATCCTTCAAGAAGAGCTGACAGACGAATag
- a CDS encoding secreted ookinete protein codes for MGKFKLLATFFCCLSVCFPVLYRGQLHDKKINLKIELVDKDLLLSNEHLKKEKIIIQNGKKIKIKTFEKIKENVLERALIVQEIDKLKGINDVQKKKEDISLGHLSDDETDVNEDVNADANVDNTEDDSGETQNDIQGEQENYREDGNNMKVISSEESTENDIHMVRKVYQKNSKGRFTTYCYMRYTFNLNLEKLNENNKSELFKGLDKTLDYISFLPKDEKISNTESILDKEYRKLDKQMESAESIISNVQLTNSSPILYSNYSEYIETIDDIINYIDSISHVLNIHKSLKNKLVDEKEKLIMYEQSEGNGNMRKDNSSMHNAPLYELLENLNNSFMMKKKVIYLLQDKKHEESYNKILENNMDDLFISSVRQVFYCYDLLKRDNVLESFFPDKVGEAESEEAKAQIDTEAEEVRSANKEVDIKNHTFNYSPRGTSNDNSVENIDDNGKCTLFFKAILQNQIFADDYSVGLKYMVNENFNIGRETWYENEKKEKTEVQNSGYENSFYNTSNLPMSESNLKVSQNISNDSGTIAHGDKLYSNGDEALDLSHLQTNKGHLEDTASFTQVLSGAKNDEMPDDDNDDAGDYIDENDMDYMEDEDYEDDEENVEDDNEYEDYDENDDEHEDYDEDDVENKYESYDENDDEYEDYDENDDEYEDYDENDDEYEDYDENDDEYEDYVENDEENDDGELSGVKNLLSSLVKKGTNNLIDSATNKVSRSINKKFNLDKLSKKGNKFIDKIKKVTKKSIDKYKKAKKGAYKVKEKGKKYANKALEVVEDSKNAIKKSAKNAMNKTKIKAKKGSYIIKKKGEHIADKAVKAARKSSDKFKGRLKNDTGKLKSGTKKVIDKSKKKANKGADKIKEKGKSVIDKAVKSAKESTDKVKNSLTNGIDKVKNNVSSGTDKVKNSVTNGIDKAKNNVTSATNKVINGVTDGINKTKNNFTNGIDKGVKEMKKSIEGVTSKTARTINEKNNEFNKDLNNKKKSLKKNDSASRVKSIGPLGKKVSTDKSSLLSMSDDSNETNLNKKEIKHEIKKINKEFKKLKRMERKIKEELKNPAPSDNKIIEQFDEFEKINEQGKK; via the coding sequence ATGGGAAAATTCAAACTGTTAGccacttttttttgttgtctGTCTGTTTGTTTTCCAGTTCTTTATCGTGGACAGCTTCacgataaaaaaattaatttaaaaatagagTTAGTAGATAAAGATTTACTATTATCAAATgagcatttaaaaaaagaaaagattattattcaaaatgggaaaaaaataaaaattaaaacatttgaaaaaataaaagagaatgTTCTTGAAAGAGCCCTAATCGTACAGGAAATAGACAAATTAAAAGGTATAAATGatgtacagaaaaaaaaagaagatataagTTTAGGACATTTGAGTGATGATGAAACGGACGTTAATGAGGATGTTAATGCAGATGCTAATGTTGATAATACTGAAGACGATAGTGGAGAAACACAAAATGATATTCAGGGCGAACAAGAAAATTACAGAGAAGAtggaaataatatgaaaGTTATTTCATCTGAAGAATCTACAGAAAATGATATTCATATGGTACGTAAAGTTTATCAGAAGAATTCAAAAGGTAGATTCACAACTTATTGTTATATGAGgtatacttttaatttaaatttagaaaaattaaatgaaaataacaaGAGTGAATTATTTAAAGGGTTAGATAAAACTTTAGATTACATTTCCTTTTTACctaaagatgaaaaaattagtaatacTGAATCGATCTTGGATAAGGAATACAGAAAGTTGGATAAACAAATGGAATCAGCTGAGTCTATTATATCGAATGTACAGTTAACGAATAGTAGTCCCATTTTATATAGTAATTATTCAGAATATATTGAAACTATTgatgatataattaattacatAGATAGTATAAGTcatgtattaaatatacataagtcCCTTAAGAACAAATTAGTAGATGAAAAAGAGAAGTTAATAATGTATGAACAGTCAGAAGGAAATGGGAACATGCGGAAAGATAACTCCAGCATGCACAATGCTCCCCTTTATGaattattagaaaatttGAATAATTCGTTTATGATGAAGAAAAaggtaatatatttattacaagataaaaaacatgaagaaagttataataaaattttagaaaataacATGGATGATCTTTTCATATCTTCCGTTAGACAAGTATTTTATTGCTATGATTTATTGAAGAGGGATAATGTGCTGGAATCATTTTTCCCGGATAAAGTAGGGGAAGCAGAATCAGAAGAAGCAAAGGCACAAATAGACACAGAGGCAGAAGAAGTAAGAAGCGCGAACAAAGAGGTAGACATTAAAAACCATACCTTCAACTATTCACCAAGAGGGACGTCGAATGATAATTCTGTGGAAAATATTGATGATAACGGAAAAtgtactcttttttttaaagcaatTTTACAGAACCAAATATTTGCTGATGATTATTCAGTTggtttaaaatatatggtCAATGAGAATTTTAATATTGGCAGAGAAACCTGGTAcgagaatgaaaaaaaggaaaaaacagaaGTACAAAATTCAGGTTatgaaaattctttttataatacttCAAATTTACCAATGAGTGAATCAAACCTTAAGGTGTCACAAAACATAAGTAATGATAGTGGTACTATTGCTCATGGTGATAAATTGTATAGTAATGGAGATGAAGCATTAGACTTATCACATCTACAAACAAATAAAGGCCACTTAGAAGATACAGCATCCTTTACGCAAGTGTTAAGTGGAGCGAAGAATGATGAAATGCCGGACGATGATAATGATGATGCGGGGGATTATATCGATGAGAATGATATGGATTATATGGAGGATGAAGACTATGAAGATGATGAAGAAAATGTAGAAGACGATAATGAATATGAGGATTACGACGAGAACGACGATGAACACGAGGACTACGACGAGGATGAcgtagaaaataaatatgaaagcTACGACGAAAACGACGATGAATATGAGGATTATGACGAAAACGACGATGAATATGAGGATTATGACGAAAACGACGATGAATATGAGGATTATGACGAAAACGACGATGAATACGAGGATTATGTTGAAAACGATGAGGAAAATGATGATGGTGAATTATCAGGAGTAAAAAACTTGTTAAGTAGTTTGGTGAAAAAAGGGACTAATAATCTGATAGACTCAGCAACAAATAAAGTATCAAGatctataaataaaaagtttaatttggataaattatcaaaaaaaggtaataaatttatagataaaattaagaaagtaacaaaaaagagtattgataaatataaaaaagcaaaaaagggTGCCTATAAGGTTaaagaaaaagggaaaaaatatgCTAATAAAGCACTGGAAGTAGTTGAAGATAGTAAGAATGCAATTAAAAAGAGTGCAAAAAATGCTATgaataaaactaaaataaaggcaaaaaaaggatcttacataataaaaaagaaaggagaACATATTGCTGACAAAGCTGTGAAAGCAGCCAGAAAAAGCTCTGATAAGTTTAAGGGCAGATTGAAGAATGACACTGGTAAACTAAAAAGTGGTACCAAAAAAGTCATTGATAAATCTAAAAAGAAAGCAAATAAAGGAGctgataaaattaaagaaaaagggaaaagcGTTATTGACAAAGCTGTGAAATCGGCCAAAGAGAGCACTGATAAGGTCAAGAATAGTTTGACAAACGGAATTGATAAAGTAAAGAATAATGTGTCAAGTGGCACTGATAAGGTCAAGAATAGTGTGACAAACGGAATTGATAAGGCCAAGAATAATGTAACAAGTGCTACTAATAAGGTCATAAATGGTGTAACTGATGGAATCAATAAGACcaagaataattttacaaatgGCATTGATAAAGGCGTaaaggaaatgaaaaagtCTATCGAAGGTGTGACAAGTAAAACAGCAAGAacaataaatgaaaagaataatgaatttaataaggatctaaataataaaaaaaaatccttaaaaaaaaatgattctGCTTCAAGAGTAAAATCTATAGGTCCTTTAGGGAAAAAAGTTTCTACGGACAAAAGTTCTTTGTTAAGTATGTCTGATGATTCAAATGAAAccaatttaaataaaaaggaaataaaacatgaaataaagaaaattaataaagaattcaaaaaattgaaaagaatggaaagaaaaataaaagaagaattaaaaaatccCGCTCCTTCagacaataaaataattgaacaATTTGATGagtttgaaaaaattaatgaacaggggaaaaaataa
- a CDS encoding alanine--tRNA ligase, which translates to MILFFPFTFLYLLLSIHQKGSVGICHIISPQILRTENKLLAVGNGRSSRGIKFESPSVRNCVRKGKRNLIKEKKKKKKKKKKVKVVPFFIGKSDKENALNRKIFFKVQCTKFHLIKRKKNRRTLSCCMFLSCIREKVQTVGWIKKNKLVSWSSFGFVNLCGCSRGSEIRRSDSSTRSGESSTSEHRVGVECTLENKEAEIAKREKSENGLAKVQIMNNCRGECEKRWCAEEGGHPIDMANVSINHVKQIKGNNNQNNGVQKRRNSYMSSEEVRSSFINYFKKKDHTVVESASVIPYNDNTLLFTNAGMNQFKKIFLGNIDKNSDLGKLKRAVDTQKCIRAGGKHNDLDDVGKDVYHHTFFEMLGNWSFGDYFKEESIEYAWDLLTNIYKIDSNRLYVTYFGGDKDLASCPEDIETKKIWCKYIDEKRILPFGMKENFWEMAETGPCGPCSEIHYDRIGNRDASNLVNKDDPSVLEIWNIVFMQYNKDEKKNMNKLPFPCIDTGMGLERITSILQNVDSNYDTDLFQPIFKQIKDIFNYLPDYKGRINEEDQDRVDYAYRVISDHIRCVTIAINDGCLPSNEGRNYVIRRIIRRAVRVGKQVFKIKSNVLWFYKLVDSVCVILGNCFKDLKNKEKIDYIKSVIMQEEVLFNKTLEKGMDQFYKMVRKGQRSTNSVSSVKAGVNDVNDILSRDSGSGRALFSGKDAFDLYTSYGFPVDLIEMMCEEMNVKLNIEEFNELFKKHQLISDTNNFKMTKFFDLPVEKAHELKNRYDICPTVDHHKYIWNNNEEKNDFKLNTCVQIIYDGSNFLNNISFTKEDKKKYALILRETNFYYENGGQIYDTGFIQNEDQMKFEVLNVQKMGDYVLHIGMLLQGNIKKNDLVQTVVDFERRKLVACNHTATHLLNFMIRKVLSEYVNKKNGLTSEDKLNGKVMNNENDTSNSHTTECSNGQYNTINGKVYNQNETNNSDSTIFKCDQKGSLVDDEKLRFDFSFFENINNELISKIEKEINDLINQELKVSVETMNLTESKKIKGIRAIFEEDYADKVNVVFIDNDVNKILHNLDVNYSYLCSIELCGGTHIANTKYIKKFIITSEESIGKGIYRISAVTNKKADEIEKKFNDIYVKYKHIFENPNEGKLTDVQNCKRILKEDKFLPYIKKNCILQELEKIEKNIIEKTKNMQKELFNKAMGIGKAYALEKKNDMLLDIKFFDDLNGNQKVLEKIVQSYCKTNKYLSYFFIIVDKSNTYCVFEVKDSLRNKNIQADLFMMQIMKSVEGHSGGSKNKAFGSTDKDKGMFLKKVVEQEIKKYH; encoded by the coding sequence atgattcttttttttccgtttacttttttatatttattattaagtaTACACCAAAAAGGTAGCGTTGGAATTTGCCACATCATAAGCCCACAAATATTGAGGACGGAAAATAAACTGTTAGCAGTAGGTAATGGTAGAAGTAGTAGGGGCATAAAATTTGAATCGCCATCTGTTAGGAATTGTGTAAGAAAGGGGAAGagaaatttaataaaagaaaaaaaaaaaaaaaaaaaaaaaaaaaaaaaagtgaaggTTGTTCCATTTTTCATTGGAAAGAGTGATAAAGAAAACGCATTGAACagaaaaatcttttttaagGTTCAATGTACGAagtttcatttaataaaaagaaaaaagaatagaaGGACATTAAGTTGTTGCATGTTTCTTAGCTGCATAAGGGAGAAAGTGCAAACCGTTGGTTGGATAAAGAAGAACAAATTAGTGAGTTGGAGCAGCTTCGGTTTTGTCAACTTGTGCGGTTGTAGCAGAGGAAGCGAAATCCGAAGAAGCGACAGTAGTACCAGAAGCGGCGAAAGCAGCACTAGTGAGCATCGTGTGGGAGTGGAGTGCACGTTAGAGAATAAAGAAGCAGAGATAgcaaaaagagaaaaaagcgAAAACGGCTTAGCCAAAGTTCAGATAATGAATAATTGCAGAGGAGAATGCGAGAAGAGGTGGTGCGCTGAGGAAGGGGGGCACCCGATCGATATGGCGAATGTCAGTATTAATCATGTAAAgcaaataaaaggaaataataatcAAAATAATGGAGTAcagaaaagaagaaacagTTATATGAGCTCGGAAGAGGTAAGAAGCAGTTTTATaaactattttaaaaaaaaggatcaTACAGTAGTAGAGAGTGCATCTGTGATACCATACAATGACAacacattattatttacaaatgCAGGAATGaatcaatttaaaaaaatatttttaggtAATATAGATAAGAATAGTGATTTAGGAAAATTGAAAAGAGCTGTAGATACACAGAAATGTATAAGAGCAGGTGGAAAACATAACGATTTGGATGATGTGGGTAAAGATGTATATCATCATACGTTTTTTGAAATGTTAGGTAATTGGAGTTTTGGtgattattttaaagaagaAAGTATAGAATATGCATGGGATTTATTAacaaacatttataaaattgatTCGAATAGATTATATGTTACTTATTTTGGAGGTGACAAAGATTTGGCTAGTTGTCCTGAAGATATAgaaaccaaaaaaatatggtgtaaatatatagatgaGAAACGTATCTTACCATTTGGtatgaaagaaaatttttggGAAATGGCAGAAACAGGTCCATGTGGTCCTTGTTCAGAAATACATTATGATAGAATAGGGAATAGAGATGCATCTAATTTAGTTAATAAAGATGATCCTAGTGTTTTAGAAATTTGgaatattgtttttatgcaatataataaagatgaaaaaaaaaatatgaacaagttACCTTTTCCATGTATTGATACAGGTATGGGGTTAGAAAGAATTACATCCATTTTGCAAAATGTGGATAGTAATTATGATACTGATCTTTTTCAACCcatttttaaacaaataaaagatatttttaattatctcCCTGATTATAAAGGGAGAATTAATGAAGAGGATCAAGATAGAGTAGATTATGCATATAGAGTTATTAGTGATCATATAAGATGTGTTACTATAGCAATTAATGATGGTTGCCTACCGAGTAATGAAGGGAGGAATTATGTTATTCGTCGAATTATAAGAAGAGCAGTAAGAGTAGGAAAGCAGGTATTCAAGATTAAAAGCAATGTGTTATGGTTTTACAAGTTAGTTGATTCGGTATGTGTTATACTTGGAAACTGCTTTAAAGATTTGAAGAATAAGGAAAAGATAGATTACATTAAAAGTGTTATTATGCAGGAGGAAGTTCTGTTTAATAAAACTTTGGAGAAGGGGATGGACCAGTTCTACAAAATGGTGAGGAAGGGACAAAGAAGCACAAACAGCGTTAGTAGCGTAAAAGCAGGGGTTAATGATGTTAATGATATTCTCAGTAGGGATAGTGGTTCTGGTAGAGCTCTGTTCAGCGGGAAGGACGCTTTCGATCTGTACACTTCGTACGGGTTCCCCGTGGACTTAATAGAAATGATGTGTGAAGAAATGAACGTCAAATTAAACATTGAAGAATTTAATGAGTTATTCAAAAAGCATCAGTTAATATCGGAcactaataattttaaaatgacgaaattttttgatttacCAGTTGAAAAAGCACATGAATTGAAAAATAGATATGACATTTGTCCGACTGTAGATCATCATAAATACATCTGGAACAACAATGAAGAAAAGAATGATTTTAAGTTGAACACATGTGTGCAAATTATTTATGATGGGtcaaactttttaaataatatatcattcACAAAggaggataaaaaaaaatatgcccTAATTTTGAGagaaacaaatttttattacgaAAATGGAGGTCAGATATATGACACCGGGTTTATTCAAAATGAGGATCAAATGAAATTTGAAGTTTTAAATGTTCAGAAAATGGGGGATTATGTACTACATATTGGAATGTTATTACAAgggaatattaaaaaaaacgaTTTAGTACAAACAGTTGTAGATTTTGAAAGGAGAAAACTTGTCGCTTGTAACCACACAGCTACACATTTGTTGAATTTTATGATAAGAAAAGTTCTAAGtgaatatgtaaataaaaaaaatggactCACCAGTgaagataaattaaatgGTAAAGTTATGAATAATGAAAACGATACTTCTAACAGTCATACAACGGAATGTTCTAATGGGCAGTATAATACTATCAATGGGAAGGTATATAACCAAAATGAAACCAATAATTCGGATTCCACTATATTTAAGTGCGATCAAAAGGGTTCTCTAGTAGATGATGAAAAACTTAGATTtgatttttctttcttcgaaaatataaacaatgaattaataagcaaaattgaaaaagaaattaacgATTTAATAAACCAAGAATTGAAGGTTTCAGTTGAGACTATGAATTTAACAGAGAGCAAGAAGATAAAAGGCATTCGAGCTATCTTTGAAGAAGATTACGCAGATAAGGTTAATGTAGTATTCATAGACAatgatgtaaataaaatattacataatttagATGTAAATTATTCTTATCTATGTTCAATAGAATTGTGTGGAGGTACACATATAgctaatacaaaatatataaaaaaatttatcatcACGTCTGAGGAGAGCATAGGAAAAGGTATATACAGGATTAGTGCAGTGACGAATAAAAAGGCAGatgaaattgaaaaaaaatttaatgacatatatgtgaaatataaacatatttttgaaaaccCAAATGAAGGGAAATTAACGGATGTACAAAATTGTAAgagaattttaaaagaagataaatttttaccatatattaaaaaaaattgcatactacaagaattagaaaaaattgaaaagaatattattgaaaaaacaaaaaacatgCAAAAGGAATTATTCAATAAGGCAATGGGTATTGGAAAAGCATATgctttagaaaaaaaaaatgatatgttattagatataaaattttttgatgaTTTAAATGGAAACCAAAAagttttagaaaaaatagttCAATCTTACTGTAAAacgaataaatatttaagttacttttttattattgtggATAAGAGTAATACATATTGCGTTTTTGAAGTAAAGGATtctttaagaaataaaaatatacaagcAGATCTTTTTATGATGCAAATAATGAAATCCGTAGAGGGCCATTCAGGGGGAAGCAAAAATAAAGCTTTTGGATCAACAGATAAAGATAAAGGAatgtttttgaaaaaagtcGTAGAGCAAGAGATAAAGAAGTATCATTAG
- a CDS encoding ribosome biogenesis protein MRT4, with translation MPKSKRNVTISLTKVKKKLNKKEIKDRKIAELKKLIEIPNIYIYALDIRTYSNNNLKKAIEYFKPNGKFFIGKNKLMKLALGTNENSEVKPNIFKISELLYGNRVLLVTKDIPLKVIKFFNEFQPEEYIKHGNISTKNVTLKCGEVLNVPVSMQKDLQKRKVNFDIVDQKIILRENKILAEKDKLVSIENSKLLRMLNMKIAKFDITVLGYWHLNNFLSLMQK, from the exons atgccAAAGTCAAAGAGAAATGTAACTATATCGTTAACCAAAGTAAAGAAGAagctaaataaaaaagagataaagGACCGTAAGATAGCTGAATTGAAAAAACTGATTGAAATTccaaatatttacatttatgcCCTAGATATAAGAACCTACTCAAACAACAACTTGAAAAAGGCCATTGAGTATTTTAAGCCCAACGGAAA ATTTTTCAtcggaaaaaataaattaatgaaacTTGCCCTTGGTACAAATGAAAATAGTGAAGTGAAaccaaatatttttaagatatCAGAG CTTCTATATGGAAACAGGGTCCTCTTAGTGACTAAGGATATACCTTTAAaggtaataaaatttttcaacGAGTTTCAACCAGAGGAGTATATTAAACATGGGAATATATCAACAAAAAATGTTACACTGAAATGTGGTGAAGTATTAAATGTACCTGTATCTATGCAGAAGgatttacaaaaaagaaaagtaaatttTGATATTGTTGAtcagaaaattattttaagggaaaataaaatattagcagaaaaagataaattagTTAGTATAGAAAATTCTAAACTGTTAAGAATgctaaatatgaaaatagcCAAATTTGATATTACTGTTTTGGGTTATTGGCACTTGAACAATTTTTTGTCCTTAATGCAAAAGTAG